In a genomic window of Mus pahari chromosome 8, PAHARI_EIJ_v1.1, whole genome shotgun sequence:
- the LOC110325544 gene encoding granzyme C, which yields MPPVLILLALLLPLGAGAEEIIGGNEVSPHSRPYMAYYKFLNVDGEKMFCGGFLVRDKFVLTAAHCRGSSMTVTLGAHNIKAKEETQQIIPVAKAIPHPNYNPDDRSNDIMLLKLESKAKRTRAVRPLNLPRRNAHVKPGDVCYVAGWGKVTPDGEFPNTLQEVQLTVQKDQVCESQFQSSYNKANEICVGDPKFKGASFEEDSGGPLVCKKAAAGIVSYGQTDGSAPQVFTRVLSFSSWIKKTMKHS from the exons ATGCCACCAGTCCTGATTCTCCTGGCCCTACTTCTGCCTCTTGGCGCTGGAGCAG AGGAGATAATCGGAGGCAATGAGGTCAGTCCACATTCCCGCCCCTACATGGCATATTATAAGTTTCTGAATGTTGACGGGGAGAAGATGTTCTGTGGAGGCTTCCTGGTTCGAGACAAATTCGTGCTGACAGCTGCTCACTGCAGAGGAAG CTCAATGACAGTCACACTGGGGGCCCACAACATCAAGGCTAAGGAGGAGACACAGCAGATCATCCCTGTGGCAAAAGCCATTCCCCACCCAAACTATAATCCTGATGACCGTTCTAATGACATCATGCTCTTAAAG CTGGAGAGTAAGGCCAAGAGAACTAGAGCTGTGAGGCCCCTCAACCTGCCCAGGCGCAATGCCCATGTGAAGCCAGGGGATGTGTGCTATGTGGCTGGTTGGGGAAAGGTAACCCCAGACGGGGAATTCCCAAACACACTGCAAGAGGTTCAGCTGACAGTACAGAAGGATCAGGTGTGTGAGTCCCAGTTCCAAAGTTCTTACAACAAAGCAAATGAGATATGTGTGGGAGACCCAAAGTTCAAGGGAGCTTCCTTTGAG GAAGATTCTGGAGGCCCGCTTGTGTGTAAAAAAGCAGCTGCAGGCATCGTCTCCTATGGGCAAACTGATGGATCAGCTCCACAAGTCTTCACAAGAGTTTTGAGTTTTTCATCGTGGATAAAGAAAACGATGAAACATAGCTAA